The proteins below come from a single Streptococcus canis genomic window:
- the rexB gene encoding ATP-dependent nuclease subunit B, whose amino-acid sequence MKLIYTEMAYSMTEILVAEARQAARQGYRVFYLAPNSLSFEKEREVLTLLPERGSFSITVTRFAQMARYFTFTSSRPKQHLDDMSLAMIFYRALMTLGPEELSVYGRLKDDHAFVKQLVDLYKELQTAHISVYELTDLDTPEKQGDLIKIISLAEHIMAQQDYNQDTSLMTFARAIEAGLLNDQLANTVIIIDGFSRFSAEEEYLLSLLNDTCQAVVIGSYISQKAYQKSFIKGNIYEASRHFLQDLAQKYQTKPVFAVSEQTFAPAFSRLTQLVEANHDFSQLDWQLQEEDKASIHLWQSPHQKEEIEHVAKAIREKLYQGYRYKDILVLLGDVEAYQLQIGPIFDKFEIPYYLGKAEPMTAHPLVQFIESLERSLRYNWRREDILNLLKSGLFGTFTDQDIDRFEEYLQFADIKGFTKFSRPFTINSSRHYPLELLNVIREAVFSPLQTLFKSQKQLGASLIDKLMAFFKVIQLSENMKNLGQSQLEIEKNEEVWKTFSDSLTSCYQIFGQEKLKLADCLALIKMGMQSAHYRVVPATLDVVSVKSYDLVQPHSKPFVYAIGLTQSHFPKQVTTTGLLSDQERVRVNESLNSYQHFDIASAENSQKNHQTALSLFNAATKELVLSVPTVVNELSDDLSPYLKELMALGFPLLDKGKNCLSYAASDIGNYKALLSRVIDINRQAILADMTDQDKTFWTVALRYLKRRLREKQLTLPTQDNHLATKPLTPQVIEARFPSDRPLNLSSTALTVFYNNQYKYFLQYVLGLQEAESIHPDARIHGQYLHRVFELVMKDQTAESFDNKLTQAIHHTNQEHLFQQVYQNNAEARYSLDLLEDIAKSTASILRLSQNVKVISQEKSFELNVTDQVLVHGVIDRIDQLDDGSLGVVDYKSSASQFDIGTFYNGLSSQLITYLAVLQQQFEPADQEHLFGAMYLHLQDPKMDLSAFKTLDDKLVESLYKALTYKGIFLENEKEHLATGAYQIRNALYSVDELQTLLAYNNHLYLKAAEHIKKGHFLINPYTSDGKSVQGDQLKAITRFEADLDLGQARRLLTLPARNKRDNFLSLMREEDNL is encoded by the coding sequence ATGAAACTAATTTACACAGAGATGGCCTACTCAATGACAGAGATTTTGGTAGCTGAGGCAAGGCAGGCTGCTCGTCAGGGTTATCGCGTATTTTATCTTGCGCCCAATTCCCTCTCCTTTGAAAAAGAAAGAGAGGTGCTGACTCTCTTACCTGAACGAGGCTCTTTTTCAATCACAGTCACACGATTTGCTCAGATGGCTCGGTACTTTACTTTTACGAGTTCTCGTCCAAAACAGCATTTGGATGATATGTCTCTGGCCATGATTTTTTATCGTGCCTTGATGACGTTAGGTCCTGAAGAACTGTCTGTTTATGGTCGGTTAAAAGATGACCATGCTTTTGTTAAGCAGTTGGTTGACTTGTATAAGGAATTACAAACTGCTCATATAAGTGTTTATGAGTTAACTGATTTAGACACGCCAGAAAAGCAAGGAGACTTGATCAAGATAATCAGTCTTGCTGAGCATATCATGGCTCAACAAGATTACAACCAAGACACCTCTTTGATGACCTTTGCGAGGGCAATTGAAGCTGGTCTATTGAATGACCAATTGGCAAACACCGTTATTATCATTGATGGTTTTTCACGTTTTTCTGCTGAAGAAGAGTATCTCTTGTCTTTGTTAAATGATACCTGCCAGGCAGTTGTGATTGGCAGTTACATTAGCCAAAAAGCCTACCAGAAATCCTTTATCAAAGGAAATATTTATGAAGCAAGTCGTCACTTTTTACAAGACCTTGCTCAGAAGTACCAGACTAAGCCCGTATTTGCTGTTTCTGAACAAACCTTTGCTCCAGCCTTTTCAAGGTTAACTCAATTAGTGGAAGCCAATCATGATTTTTCCCAACTGGATTGGCAGTTGCAGGAGGAAGATAAGGCATCTATTCATCTTTGGCAAAGCCCTCACCAAAAAGAAGAAATAGAACACGTGGCCAAGGCCATTCGTGAAAAACTCTACCAAGGGTATCGCTATAAGGATATTTTAGTTCTGTTAGGAGATGTCGAAGCCTATCAGTTGCAAATTGGTCCTATCTTTGACAAGTTTGAGATTCCTTATTATTTAGGAAAAGCAGAGCCTATGACTGCCCATCCTTTGGTTCAGTTTATAGAATCTCTTGAGCGAAGTTTGCGCTATAATTGGCGCCGTGAGGACATTTTAAATTTACTAAAATCAGGTCTTTTTGGAACCTTTACAGACCAAGACATTGATCGGTTTGAAGAATACCTTCAGTTTGCAGATATTAAAGGGTTCACCAAATTTTCAAGACCTTTTACCATAAATTCCTCTCGTCATTACCCACTGGAGCTGTTAAACGTGATAAGAGAGGCGGTCTTTTCTCCGTTACAAACGTTATTTAAAAGTCAAAAGCAACTTGGAGCTTCTTTGATAGACAAGCTCATGGCTTTTTTTAAGGTTATTCAACTGTCTGAAAATATGAAAAATTTGGGACAAAGTCAGCTAGAAATAGAAAAAAATGAAGAAGTTTGGAAAACATTTTCAGACAGTTTAACCTCTTGTTATCAGATTTTCGGGCAGGAAAAATTAAAGTTGGCAGACTGTTTAGCACTTATCAAAATGGGAATGCAATCCGCCCATTATCGGGTTGTACCAGCGACCTTGGATGTCGTATCGGTAAAATCTTATGATCTGGTTCAGCCTCATTCAAAACCCTTTGTCTATGCCATCGGTCTTACCCAATCTCACTTTCCAAAACAAGTGACAACAACGGGGCTTCTGTCAGATCAAGAACGTGTCAGGGTAAATGAAAGCTTGAACAGTTACCAACATTTTGATATTGCCAGTGCGGAAAATAGCCAGAAAAATCACCAAACTGCTCTATCTCTGTTTAATGCTGCTACTAAAGAATTGGTTCTTAGCGTGCCAACAGTGGTCAATGAACTGTCAGACGACCTCTCTCCTTACCTCAAGGAATTGATGGCGCTTGGATTTCCTCTTTTGGATAAAGGAAAAAATTGCTTATCCTATGCTGCCAGTGATATTGGCAATTACAAGGCCCTTTTATCACGTGTTATTGATATTAATCGTCAGGCCATACTAGCTGATATGACGGATCAAGACAAGACTTTTTGGACGGTTGCCTTGCGTTACTTGAAACGACGATTAAGGGAAAAGCAGTTAACCCTTCCAACTCAAGATAATCACTTGGCAACAAAACCCTTGACTCCCCAAGTCATTGAAGCTCGATTTCCAAGTGATCGTCCTTTAAATCTATCTTCGACTGCCTTGACGGTCTTTTATAATAACCAGTACAAGTATTTTCTACAATATGTTTTGGGCTTGCAAGAAGCTGAATCCATCCATCCTGATGCCAGAATTCATGGTCAATATTTACACCGCGTGTTTGAATTAGTCATGAAAGATCAGACAGCAGAATCCTTTGACAATAAATTGACCCAAGCCATTCATCACACCAATCAGGAGCATCTTTTTCAGCAGGTTTATCAAAATAACGCTGAAGCGAGGTACAGTTTAGACCTACTAGAAGATATTGCCAAGTCAACTGCCTCTATTTTACGACTTAGCCAAAATGTCAAGGTTATTAGCCAAGAAAAATCCTTTGAACTAAATGTGACAGATCAGGTGCTGGTTCATGGTGTTATTGACCGGATTGACCAATTAGATGATGGTAGTTTAGGAGTTGTTGACTATAAATCTAGCGCTAGCCAATTTGATATTGGAACATTTTACAATGGCTTGAGCTCGCAACTAATTACATACCTCGCTGTTTTACAGCAGCAGTTTGAACCAGCTGATCAAGAGCATTTATTTGGAGCTATGTATCTGCATCTACAGGATCCTAAAATGGATTTATCAGCTTTCAAAACCCTAGATGACAAACTGGTTGAAAGCCTTTATAAGGCATTAACTTATAAAGGTATTTTCTTGGAAAATGAAAAAGAGCATTTGGCGACGGGTGCCTACCAAATTAGAAATGCCCTTTATTCGGTGGATGAGCTTCAAACCCTCTTGGCCTATAACAATCACCTTTACCTTAAAGCAGCAGAACACATCAAAAAAGGGCACTTCCTGATTAACCCTTATACCAGTGATGGCAAGTCTGTGCAAGGAGACCAACTAAAAGCCATTACCCGATTTGAAGCAGACCTTGACTTAGGTCAAGCAAGGCGATTGTTGACCCTGCCTGCTAGAAATAAACGAGATAACTTTTTAAGTCTAATGAGAGAGGAGGACAACTTGTGA
- the pheT gene encoding phenylalanine--tRNA ligase subunit beta, with protein MLVSYKWLKDLVDIDVTPAALAEKMSTTGIEVEGIEVPAEGLSKLVVGHVLSCDDVPETHLHLCQVDTGDETPRQIVCGAPNVRAGIKVIVAVPGARIADNYKIKKGKIRGMESLGMICSLQELGLSDSIIPKEFSDGIQILPEDAVPGDAIFKYLDLDDSIIELSITPNRADALSMRGMAHEAAAIYGKSVSFPEKNLQESDKATSAAIEVAIASDKVLTYASRVVENVKVKPSPQWLQNLLMNAGIRPINNVVDVTNYVLLYFGQPMHAFDYDKFEDHKIVARAARQGESLVTLDGEKRELTTEDLVITVADKPVALAGVMGGQATEIDANSQTVVLEAAVFDGKSIRKTSGRLNLRSESSSRFEKGVNYATVLEALDFAAAMLQELAEGQVLSGRVQAGQLPTEPVEVSTSLDYVNVRLGTELTFADIQRIFDQLDFGLTGDETSFTVAVPRRRWDISIPADLVEEIARIYGYDKLPTTLPEAGGTAAELTPTQALRRKVRGLAEGLGLTEIISYALTTPEKAVEFAVAPSHLTELMWPMSVERSALRQNMVSGMLDTVAYNVARKQGNLALYEIGKVFEQKANPKEELPNEITHFAFAICGLVAQKDFQTQAQAVDFYHAKGLLDTLFDNLNLNVQYVPSKDLASMHPGRTALILLDEQVIGFVGQVHPGTAKAYSIPETYVAELNMAALEAALPTDQTFVEITKFPAMTRDIALLLDRDVSHQAIVSAIESAGVKRLTSIKLFDVYDGATIQAGKKSMAYSLTFQNPNDNLTDEEVAKYMEKITKALTEQVGAEVR; from the coding sequence ATGTTAGTATCTTATAAATGGTTAAAAGACTTAGTAGATATCGATGTGACACCAGCAGCACTTGCTGAGAAAATGTCAACAACGGGTATCGAGGTAGAAGGGATAGAAGTCCCTGCAGAAGGTTTGTCGAAATTGGTTGTGGGGCATGTGCTTTCTTGTGACGATGTGCCAGAGACACATTTGCATCTGTGTCAGGTAGATACAGGTGATGAAACTCCTCGTCAGATTGTGTGTGGCGCACCAAATGTGAGAGCAGGGATTAAGGTCATCGTAGCTGTGCCGGGGGCTCGTATTGCTGATAACTATAAAATCAAAAAAGGTAAAATCCGTGGCATGGAATCCCTTGGAATGATTTGTTCACTGCAAGAACTTGGTTTGTCAGATAGTATTATTCCAAAAGAATTTTCAGATGGTATTCAGATTTTACCAGAAGATGCGGTGCCAGGTGATGCCATTTTTAAATACCTAGACTTGGACGATAGTATCATTGAATTATCCATTACACCTAACCGTGCTGATGCCCTGTCTATGCGTGGTATGGCACATGAAGCAGCTGCTATTTATGGCAAGTCTGTATCATTCCCAGAAAAAAATCTACAAGAATCTGATAAGGCAACTTCAGCAGCCATTGAAGTGGCGATTGCCTCTGATAAAGTTCTGACTTACGCTAGCCGTGTTGTTGAAAATGTAAAAGTCAAACCAAGCCCACAATGGTTGCAGAACCTTTTGATGAATGCTGGTATTCGCCCTATTAATAATGTGGTTGACGTGACCAATTATGTGCTCTTGTACTTTGGGCAACCCATGCATGCTTTTGATTATGACAAATTTGAAGACCATAAGATTGTGGCGCGTGCGGCTCGTCAAGGAGAAAGTTTAGTCACACTTGATGGTGAAAAACGTGAATTGACCACTGAAGATCTTGTTATTACCGTGGCTGATAAACCAGTTGCTTTAGCTGGTGTCATGGGTGGTCAAGCCACTGAAATTGATGCCAACTCTCAGACGGTTGTTCTTGAAGCCGCTGTTTTTGATGGCAAATCGATTCGTAAAACAAGTGGTCGTTTAAACCTTCGTTCGGAATCCTCTTCACGTTTTGAAAAAGGTGTTAACTATGCAACTGTTTTAGAAGCGCTTGACTTTGCAGCTGCCATGTTACAAGAACTGGCAGAAGGCCAAGTTTTATCAGGTCGTGTTCAAGCTGGTCAATTGCCAACAGAACCTGTTGAGGTGTCAACTAGCCTTGATTATGTGAACGTTCGTTTGGGAACAGAATTGACCTTTGCTGATATTCAAAGGATTTTTGATCAACTTGATTTTGGACTGACAGGAGATGAAACAAGCTTCACGGTAGCTGTTCCACGACGTCGTTGGGACATTAGCATCCCAGCTGACTTGGTAGAAGAGATTGCGCGTATTTACGGTTATGATAAGTTACCAACAACCTTGCCAGAGGCAGGAGGAACAGCGGCAGAATTAACGCCAACACAGGCTCTTCGTCGTAAAGTCCGTGGCTTAGCTGAAGGATTGGGCTTGACTGAAATCATTTCTTATGCCTTGACAACACCGGAGAAAGCTGTTGAGTTTGCAGTGGCACCAAGTCATCTGACAGAACTCATGTGGCCAATGTCTGTGGAACGTTCGGCACTTCGTCAAAATATGGTTTCAGGCATGCTAGACACGGTTGCTTATAATGTAGCGCGTAAGCAAGGTAACCTGGCCCTTTATGAAATCGGAAAAGTTTTTGAACAAAAAGCCAATCCAAAAGAAGAATTACCTAACGAAATCACTCATTTTGCTTTTGCTATTTGTGGCTTGGTAGCACAAAAAGATTTCCAAACCCAAGCTCAGGCAGTTGATTTTTACCATGCCAAAGGTCTTTTGGATACTCTTTTTGATAACCTCAACCTTAATGTTCAGTATGTGCCAAGCAAAGACCTAGCAAGCATGCACCCAGGACGTACAGCGCTTATCCTGTTAGATGAGCAGGTTATTGGCTTTGTTGGTCAGGTTCATCCCGGAACGGCTAAAGCTTACAGTATTCCAGAAACCTATGTGGCAGAATTGAATATGGCTGCGCTGGAAGCTGCCTTACCTACTGATCAAACCTTTGTGGAAATCACCAAATTCCCTGCCATGACACGTGACATTGCCTTGTTACTTGACCGTGATGTGAGTCATCAAGCAATCGTATCTGCTATTGAATCGGCTGGCGTGAAACGCTTGACTAGTATTAAACTCTTTGACGTTTACGATGGGGCAACCATTCAGGCTGGTAAAAAATCCATGGCTTATAGCCTTACTTTCCAAAATCCCAACGATAATTTAACGGATGAAGAAGTGGCCAAATACATGGAAAAAATTACCAAAGCATTGACAGAGCAAGTCGGCGCTGAAGTACGCTAA
- the pheS gene encoding phenylalanine--tRNA ligase subunit alpha: MDLQAQLEELKTKTLETLQSLTGNHSKELQDLRVAVLGKKGSLTELLKGLKNLSNDLRPVVGKQVNEVRDLLTKAFEEQAKIVESAKIQAQLDAESIDVTLPGRQMTLGHRHVLTQTSEEIEDIFLGMGFQIVDGFEVEKDYYNFERMNLPKDHPARDMQDTFYITEEILLRTHTSPVQARTLDQHDFSKGPLKMVSPGRVFRRDTDDATHSHQFHQIEGLVVGKNISMGDLKGTLEMIIKKMFGEERSIRLRPSYFPFTEPSVEVDVSCFKCGGKGCNVCKKTGWIEILGAGMVHPSVLEMSGVDAKEYSGFAFGLGQERIAMLRYGINDIRGFYQGDQRFSEQFK; encoded by the coding sequence ATGGACTTACAAGCACAATTAGAAGAATTAAAGACAAAAACGTTGGAGACCTTGCAGTCTTTGACTGGTAATCACAGCAAGGAACTGCAAGATTTGCGGGTGGCTGTTCTTGGGAAAAAGGGCTCTTTGACTGAATTACTCAAAGGCTTGAAAAATTTATCCAATGATTTGCGTCCTGTGGTCGGTAAACAGGTAAACGAGGTTCGTGACCTATTGACAAAAGCCTTTGAAGAACAAGCTAAGATTGTCGAATCTGCTAAGATTCAAGCACAGCTTGATGCTGAAAGCATTGATGTCACCTTGCCAGGGCGTCAAATGACTCTAGGTCATCGTCATGTGTTAACGCAAACCAGTGAAGAAATTGAAGATATTTTCTTGGGGATGGGCTTTCAAATCGTTGATGGCTTTGAAGTGGAGAAAGATTATTACAATTTTGAGCGCATGAATTTGCCAAAAGATCACCCTGCCCGTGACATGCAAGACACATTCTATATCACAGAGGAAATCTTGTTACGGACTCACACCAGTCCTGTACAGGCTCGCACACTTGATCAACATGATTTTTCAAAAGGGCCTTTAAAAATGGTTTCTCCAGGTCGTGTTTTCCGTCGTGACACCGATGACGCTACCCACTCTCACCAGTTCCATCAAATTGAAGGCTTGGTTGTGGGTAAAAATATTTCTATGGGTGACCTCAAAGGAACTCTCGAAATGATTATCAAGAAGATGTTCGGTGAAGAACGTAGCATTCGTTTGCGCCCTTCATACTTCCCATTTACAGAGCCATCGGTTGAGGTGGACGTTTCTTGCTTTAAGTGTGGCGGTAAGGGCTGTAATGTCTGCAAGAAAACAGGCTGGATTGAAATTCTTGGTGCTGGTATGGTTCACCCAAGTGTTTTGGAAATGTCAGGTGTTGATGCTAAAGAATACTCAGGATTTGCCTTTGGTTTAGGTCAAGAGCGGATTGCCATGTTGCGTTATGGCATTAATGACATTCGTGGCTTCTACCAAGGAGACCAGCGTTTCTCTGAGCAGTTTAAATAA
- a CDS encoding OsmC family protein: MYQAKITGDSLYHTVSEGYGEAITLFGKTDQGETPMSLLVIALSSCVTMCVQGFYYRQFKQDKLAISVAASYEEETFELLVRIDDALDDKKKADLLAYIGTYCRVKQLLKPEVTVAITLEGQPHA, translated from the coding sequence ATGTATCAGGCAAAAATAACAGGTGACAGCCTTTACCACACGGTTTCAGAAGGTTATGGTGAAGCTATTACCTTATTTGGAAAAACTGATCAAGGTGAAACTCCTATGAGTTTACTGGTCATTGCCTTGTCTTCTTGTGTGACCATGTGTGTGCAAGGTTTTTACTATCGTCAATTTAAGCAAGACAAACTTGCGATTTCTGTTGCGGCTAGTTATGAGGAAGAAACTTTTGAACTGCTTGTTAGGATTGATGACGCTTTAGATGACAAAAAGAAAGCAGATTTATTAGCCTACATTGGAACTTATTGCCGTGTGAAACAACTCCTTAAACCCGAAGTTACAGTGGCCATTACTTTGGAAGGGCAACCTCATGCCTGA
- the murA gene encoding UDP-N-acetylglucosamine 1-carboxyvinyltransferase has translation MDKIIIEGGQTRLEGEVVIEGAKNAVLPLLAATILPSEGKTILRNVPILSDVFTMNNVVRGLGISVEFNEAANEITVDASGSILDEAPYEYVSQMRASIVVLGPILARNGHAKVSMPGGCTIGSRPIDLHLKGLEAMGARITQKGGDITAQADRLKGAMIYMDFPSVGATQNLMMAATLADGVTVIENAAREPEIVDLAQLLNKMGAKVRGAGTETLTITGVTSLHGVEHDVVQDRIEAGTFMVAAAMTSGNVLIRDAVWEHNRPLISKLMEMGVSVTEEKNGIRVQADTPNLKPVTVKTLPHPGFPTDMQAQFTALMAVVKGEFTMVETVFENRFQHLEEMRRMGLQSEILRDTAMIHGGKELQGAPVMSTDLRASAALILTGMVAQGTTTVNNLTHLDRGYYQFHNKLAKLGATIRRVSDED, from the coding sequence GTGGATAAAATAATCATTGAAGGTGGTCAGACACGGTTAGAAGGAGAAGTTGTTATTGAGGGAGCTAAAAATGCTGTTCTTCCCCTACTAGCAGCGACCATCTTGCCCTCAGAAGGAAAAACAATTCTCAGAAATGTTCCCATTCTTTCCGATGTTTTCACCATGAATAATGTGGTACGTGGTTTAGGTATTAGCGTTGAATTTAATGAAGCAGCCAATGAAATTACCGTTGATGCTTCAGGCAGCATTTTAGATGAAGCTCCTTATGAGTATGTGAGTCAGATGCGTGCTTCTATTGTTGTTTTGGGACCTATTTTAGCGCGAAATGGCCATGCCAAGGTATCTATGCCAGGTGGTTGCACTATCGGTAGTAGACCTATTGATTTGCACTTAAAAGGATTAGAAGCCATGGGGGCAAGGATTACTCAAAAGGGTGGTGATATTACAGCTCAGGCTGATCGCCTAAAAGGGGCAATGATCTACATGGACTTTCCATCAGTTGGTGCCACTCAAAACTTGATGATGGCTGCAACCTTGGCTGATGGAGTGACGGTCATTGAAAATGCTGCGCGGGAGCCAGAGATTGTGGATTTGGCCCAATTATTAAATAAAATGGGAGCAAAGGTTCGGGGAGCTGGTACAGAAACGTTGACCATCACTGGAGTTACAAGCTTACATGGGGTTGAACACGATGTGGTTCAAGACCGTATTGAGGCTGGTACTTTTATGGTTGCAGCGGCGATGACTTCAGGAAATGTCTTGATTAGAGATGCTGTTTGGGAACACAACCGTCCTTTGATTTCCAAGTTAATGGAGATGGGGGTTTCTGTCACAGAAGAAAAAAATGGTATTCGTGTCCAAGCGGACACACCAAATCTCAAACCTGTAACGGTGAAAACCTTGCCTCATCCTGGTTTTCCTACTGATATGCAAGCACAATTTACGGCTCTTATGGCAGTTGTCAAAGGGGAATTCACCATGGTTGAGACTGTCTTTGAAAATCGTTTTCAACATCTGGAAGAAATGCGACGCATGGGCTTACAATCTGAAATTCTGCGTGATACAGCAATGATTCATGGTGGTAAAGAATTGCAAGGAGCGCCAGTCATGTCAACAGATTTACGTGCCAGTGCCGCCCTTATCTTGACAGGAATGGTTGCCCAAGGAACAACAACGGTTAATAACTTGACCCACTTGGACCGTGGCTATTATCAATTTCATAATAAGTTGGCTAAATTAGGGGCTACCATTCGTCGTGTAAGTGATGAGGATTAG
- a CDS encoding DUF1146 family protein produces the protein MELLIKIIAFLCHLFFIGLSYQLLISVIDWTKVSHHCPDNLGRLRLFVFLLAIALGYLVSHFMLELIQISQTLFFEFR, from the coding sequence ATGGAATTATTAATAAAAATCATTGCCTTTTTATGCCATCTATTTTTTATTGGCCTTAGTTATCAACTACTGATTAGCGTGATTGACTGGACAAAGGTGAGTCATCACTGTCCAGACAACCTTGGTCGGCTACGACTTTTTGTCTTTTTATTGGCCATTGCCTTAGGGTATTTGGTGAGTCATTTTATGCTGGAATTGATTCAAATTAGCCAGACCCTCTTTTTTGAGTTTCGCTAA
- a CDS encoding F0F1 ATP synthase subunit epsilon, producing the protein MTQMTVQVVTPDGIKYDHHAKFISVTTPDGEMGILPNHINLIAPLQVHEMKIRRGGEDEKVDWIAINGGIIEIKDNVVTVVADSAERDRDIDVSRAERAKLRAEREIAQAETTHNVDEVRRAKVALRRALNRINVSRK; encoded by the coding sequence ATGACACAAATGACGGTTCAAGTGGTAACGCCAGATGGAATCAAATATGATCACCATGCTAAATTTATTTCTGTAACAACACCAGATGGGGAGATGGGGATTTTACCTAATCACATCAATTTGATTGCGCCTTTGCAAGTCCATGAAATGAAAATTCGCCGAGGTGGTGAAGATGAAAAGGTGGACTGGATTGCTATCAATGGTGGTATTATTGAAATCAAAGATAATGTGGTTACCGTTGTCGCTGATTCTGCAGAACGTGACCGTGATATCGATGTCAGCCGAGCAGAGCGAGCAAAACTAAGAGCAGAACGTGAAATTGCACAGGCTGAAACAACCCACAATGTTGATGAGGTTCGTCGTGCTAAGGTTGCCTTGCGCCGCGCCTTGAATCGTATCAACGTTAGTAGAAAATAA
- a CDS encoding DNA-directed RNA polymerase subunit beta: MTNGWRYVLRQLLLIIGIALLACLFLAIGLMIGYSFMGDGHNPWSILSMDKWAELVNKFTGK; encoded by the coding sequence ATGACAAATGGTTGGAGATATGTGTTAAGACAATTATTACTCATCATAGGGATTGCCCTATTGGCTTGCTTGTTTTTAGCCATTGGCTTGATGATTGGTTATAGTTTTATGGGAGATGGTCACAATCCCTGGTCCATTTTATCTATGGATAAATGGGCAGAATTAGTGAATAAATTTACTGGAAAGTAG
- a CDS encoding DNA/RNA non-specific endonuclease produces MLTKKKRTRALNSLLLILLVLGSSYLAKSDLIASNHPIKQFYQTLVGEKKESSLTNNNLQADVPTEALAASVLTHSIKEQLGADIQWNGAGAFIINQNKTDLNAAVASLPYANNETKWVQGQKVPTRANALLDKSTRQYRDRSQLDKGYRSFKPAGWHQLYPLKGSYDHAVDRGHLLGYALIGGLKGFDASTSNPNNIATQLSWANQADKSYATGQNYYEGLVRRALDKGHRVRYRVTLLYDGDNLLASGSHLEAKSADGSLTFNVFVPNVQPGLTVDYRTGQIAINP; encoded by the coding sequence ATGTTAACAAAGAAAAAACGAACAAGAGCCCTTAATTCCTTGCTATTGATTTTATTAGTTTTGGGATCGAGTTACCTTGCTAAAAGCGATTTAATTGCCAGTAATCACCCTATCAAGCAATTTTATCAAACCCTTGTTGGGGAGAAGAAGGAGTCATCACTCACAAATAATAACTTGCAGGCTGATGTTCCCACAGAAGCTCTGGCAGCATCTGTATTAACTCATTCAATCAAAGAGCAGCTAGGTGCTGATATTCAGTGGAATGGGGCTGGAGCCTTTATTATTAACCAGAATAAAACAGATTTGAATGCAGCGGTGGCCAGTCTGCCTTATGCCAACAATGAAACCAAATGGGTGCAAGGGCAAAAGGTTCCCACCAGAGCCAATGCCTTACTTGATAAGTCAACACGGCAATATCGAGACCGCTCGCAACTTGATAAAGGTTACCGTTCATTTAAGCCAGCAGGTTGGCACCAATTGTATCCTTTAAAAGGAAGTTATGACCATGCGGTGGATAGAGGGCATTTGCTAGGTTATGCTTTAATTGGCGGGCTGAAAGGTTTTGATGCATCCACTAGCAATCCCAACAATATTGCTACTCAACTAAGCTGGGCCAATCAGGCGGATAAATCTTATGCAACAGGGCAAAATTACTATGAAGGCTTAGTACGTCGTGCTTTAGATAAGGGACATCGCGTCCGCTACCGTGTCACCCTGCTTTATGATGGTGATAATTTACTAGCAAGCGGTAGCCATTTGGAGGCCAAATCAGCTGATGGCAGCTTGACTTTTAACGTGTTTGTTCCAAATGTCCAACCAGGATTGACCGTTGATTATCGGACGGGACAGATAGCCATTAATCCCTGA